A portion of the Longimicrobium sp. genome contains these proteins:
- a CDS encoding HD domain-containing protein, which produces MSNIEEAIRIAVEAHAGQKDRAGAPYILHPLRVMFRVQTEAERMAAVLHDVVEDTPWTLDDLRARGFAEEVVEAVDALTKREGEPYDAFVDRSAANPVARRVKIADLEDNMDVRRTGNLSEKDVERLNKYLRAWRRLTSDVSGS; this is translated from the coding sequence ATGTCGAACATCGAGGAGGCGATCCGCATCGCGGTAGAGGCGCACGCTGGGCAGAAGGACCGCGCCGGCGCGCCGTACATCCTGCACCCGCTGCGGGTGATGTTCCGCGTGCAGACCGAGGCCGAGCGCATGGCCGCCGTGCTCCACGACGTGGTGGAGGACACGCCGTGGACGCTGGACGACCTCCGCGCGCGGGGATTCGCCGAGGAGGTGGTCGAGGCGGTCGACGCGCTCACCAAGCGCGAGGGCGAGCCGTACGACGCGTTCGTCGACCGCTCCGCTGCGAACCCCGTTGCCCGCCGCGTGAAGATCGCCGACCTCGAGGACAACATGGACGTTCGCCGCACCGGCAACCTCAGCGAGAAGGACGTGGAGCGGCTCAACAAGTACCTCCGCGCCTGGCGCCGGCTGACGTCCGACGTGAGCGGCTCCTGA
- a CDS encoding DUF6174 domain-containing protein: MNCTLARLRSRAAVATLLLLAAGGCRWPFGLDHLDEAREDLRAARSRWEERGSSSYRYTVQPICFCGVRAMRVTVSGGEVASRVWADDGQPVPASLAAGLGTVEDLFAKIQDAIDRDAAELQATYSTLGVPRRVEIDYSRNVADEEFGWSMTEFEITLSAVGLQ, translated from the coding sequence ATGAATTGCACACTCGCCCGCCTCCGCTCCCGCGCCGCCGTCGCGACGCTCCTGCTGCTGGCCGCGGGCGGGTGCCGCTGGCCGTTCGGCCTCGACCACCTCGACGAGGCACGCGAAGACCTGCGCGCGGCGCGCTCGCGCTGGGAGGAGAGGGGGAGCAGCAGCTACCGGTACACCGTGCAGCCGATCTGCTTCTGCGGGGTGCGGGCGATGCGGGTGACCGTGTCGGGCGGGGAGGTGGCGTCGCGCGTGTGGGCGGACGACGGGCAGCCGGTGCCGGCGAGTCTGGCCGCCGGGCTCGGCACGGTGGAGGACCTGTTCGCGAAGATCCAGGACGCCATCGACCGCGACGCGGCGGAGTTGCAGGCGACGTACAGCACGCTCGGGGTGCCGAGGCGGGTGGAGATCGACTACTCCCGGAACGTGGCCGACGAGGAGTTCGGCTGGAGCATGACCGAGTTCGAGATCACGCTATCTGCAGTGGGGTTGCAGTAG
- the lpdA gene encoding dihydrolipoyl dehydrogenase, protein MADEKTFDLVVLGAGPGGYVAAIRAAQLGFRTACIEKEPALGGTCLRIGCIPSKALLDSSELFEQIRHKARDHGIQVAEPQIDVAALHTRKDGVVKGLTDGVAYLFKKNKIEWIRGFGRLTSPETIEVAAEDGTKTVVRAKHIVLAPGSVPVELPFLKFDHERIIDSTGALSIPQVPGHLVVVGGGVIGLELGSVWLRLGAKVTVLEAMPSILPGMDGEVVKAADRILRKQGFDIRTGQRVSGAERRGDKVVVSVEGAEPIECDYLLVAVGRRAYTEGMGIEEQGIRLERGVIKVDGRYHTGVAGIYAIGDAIGGRMLAHKAEEEGVAAVEFAAGKHGHVNYDAVANVVYTWPEIASVGMSEEEAKAAGHEIKTGKFPFSANGRAKAMAEQDGFVKVIADAKTDRILGLHILGPRASDMIAEAALAVEFQGAAEDVARTVHAHPTLPEAVKEAALAVAGRAIHI, encoded by the coding sequence ATGGCTGACGAGAAGACGTTCGACCTGGTGGTGCTGGGCGCGGGGCCCGGCGGATACGTCGCGGCGATCCGCGCGGCGCAACTGGGGTTCAGGACCGCCTGCATCGAGAAGGAGCCGGCGCTGGGGGGCACCTGCCTGCGCATCGGCTGCATCCCCAGCAAGGCGCTGCTGGACAGCTCCGAGCTGTTCGAGCAGATCCGCCACAAGGCGCGGGACCACGGCATCCAGGTGGCCGAGCCGCAGATCGACGTCGCCGCGCTGCACACGCGCAAGGACGGCGTGGTGAAGGGGCTCACCGACGGCGTGGCCTACCTCTTCAAGAAGAACAAGATCGAGTGGATCCGCGGCTTCGGCCGGCTCACCTCGCCGGAGACGATCGAGGTGGCGGCGGAGGACGGGACGAAGACGGTCGTCCGGGCGAAGCACATCGTCCTGGCGCCGGGCTCCGTCCCGGTGGAGCTGCCGTTCCTCAAGTTCGACCACGAGCGCATCATCGACTCCACCGGCGCGCTCTCCATCCCCCAGGTCCCCGGCCACCTGGTGGTCGTCGGCGGCGGGGTGATCGGGCTGGAGTTGGGAAGCGTGTGGCTGCGCCTGGGCGCGAAGGTCACGGTGCTCGAGGCGATGCCCAGCATCCTCCCCGGGATGGACGGCGAGGTGGTGAAGGCGGCCGACCGCATCCTCCGCAAGCAGGGCTTCGACATCCGCACCGGCCAGCGCGTCTCCGGCGCCGAGCGGCGGGGTGACAAGGTGGTCGTCTCCGTCGAGGGCGCGGAGCCGATCGAGTGCGACTATCTCCTCGTGGCCGTCGGCCGGCGCGCGTACACCGAGGGGATGGGCATCGAGGAGCAGGGGATCCGCCTGGAGCGCGGGGTGATCAAGGTGGACGGGCGCTACCACACCGGCGTCGCCGGCATCTACGCCATCGGCGACGCGATCGGCGGGCGGATGCTGGCGCACAAGGCGGAGGAAGAGGGCGTGGCCGCCGTGGAGTTCGCCGCCGGGAAGCACGGACACGTCAACTACGACGCCGTCGCCAACGTCGTCTACACCTGGCCCGAGATCGCGTCGGTGGGGATGAGCGAGGAAGAGGCGAAGGCCGCAGGGCACGAGATCAAGACCGGCAAGTTTCCCTTCTCCGCCAACGGGCGCGCGAAGGCGATGGCCGAGCAGGACGGCTTCGTGAAGGTGATCGCCGACGCGAAGACCGACCGCATCCTCGGGCTGCACATCCTGGGGCCCCGCGCGTCGGACATGATCGCCGAGGCGGCGCTGGCGGTGGAGTTCCAGGGCGCGGCGGAAGACGTGGCGCGAACGGTGCACGCGCATCCCACGCTCCCCGAGGCGGTGAAGGAGGCGGCGCTGGCGGTGGCGGGGCGCGCCATCCACATTTAG